A genomic region of Jeotgalibaca ciconiae contains the following coding sequences:
- a CDS encoding extracellular solute-binding protein produces MKINKLATKMFVATAALVLGACGSGNEEGTANNDEILTELPEETTITFWHAMNSAQEEALVKLTDDFMAENENIKVELQNQSSYPDLQAKINSTLPSPNDLPTITQAYPGWLWNAAQDEMLVDLQPYIDDETIGWGDQEEIINSLLAGAKINDTQYGVPFNKSTEMLFYNADMLAEYNVEVPTTLEELKEASQSIYEQSNGEVVGVGFDSLNNYYAIGMENKGISINKDLDLTSEESKEVINYYADGVRDGYFRIAGSDGYLSGPFANEQVAMFVGSIAGEGYVKQDTEGKFEYGVAARPEPINLQQGTDIYMFNSAAAEERTAAFLFMKFLSEPENQLYWATATGYMPIVESVVNSDEYKNSTETKVPAHLNEATKELFSIPVEENADPAYNEIRSIMENILVNTDKDIDELIENSVPQLEDVWNQ; encoded by the coding sequence ATGAAGATCAATAAATTGGCAACAAAAATGTTTGTGGCAACAGCAGCACTTGTACTAGGAGCTTGTGGAAGTGGAAATGAAGAAGGAACTGCAAACAATGATGAAATTCTAACTGAGTTGCCAGAGGAGACAACCATTACATTTTGGCATGCAATGAACAGTGCCCAAGAAGAAGCGTTGGTAAAATTAACCGATGATTTTATGGCTGAAAATGAAAACATTAAAGTAGAACTACAAAATCAATCGTCTTATCCAGACCTACAAGCAAAAATTAATTCTACTTTGCCATCTCCTAACGATCTACCAACAATTACTCAAGCATACCCAGGTTGGCTTTGGAATGCAGCACAAGACGAAATGCTTGTTGATTTGCAACCATACATCGATGACGAAACAATTGGCTGGGGAGATCAAGAAGAAATTATCAATTCACTTTTAGCGGGTGCAAAAATCAATGATACGCAATACGGCGTTCCATTTAACAAGTCTACAGAAATGTTGTTTTATAATGCAGATATGTTGGCGGAATATAATGTTGAAGTTCCAACAACATTGGAAGAATTAAAAGAAGCATCTCAATCGATTTATGAACAATCAAATGGAGAAGTAGTAGGAGTAGGATTTGACTCATTAAACAACTATTATGCAATTGGAATGGAAAACAAAGGGATTTCCATTAACAAAGATTTAGATCTTACTAGTGAAGAATCAAAAGAAGTAATCAATTATTATGCAGATGGTGTACGTGACGGCTACTTCCGTATTGCTGGCTCAGACGGTTACTTATCTGGTCCATTTGCAAATGAACAAGTTGCAATGTTTGTAGGCTCCATTGCTGGTGAAGGATATGTAAAACAAGATACTGAAGGAAAATTTGAGTATGGCGTAGCAGCTCGTCCAGAACCAATCAACTTGCAACAAGGTACCGATATCTACATGTTTAACAGTGCAGCAGCTGAAGAACGTACTGCAGCATTCTTATTCATGAAATTCTTGTCAGAACCTGAAAACCAATTATATTGGGCTACTGCGACTGGTTATATGCCGATCGTTGAATCAGTTGTGAACAGTGACGAGTATAAAAACTCTACGGAAACAAAAGTTCCCGCACACTTGAATGAAGCAACAAAAGAATTGTTCTCCATTCCAGTTGAAGAAAATGCTGATCCTGCATATAACGAGATTCGTTCAATCATGGAAAACATTTTAGTTAATACGGACAAAGATATTGACGAATTAATTGAGAACTCAGTTCCACAGCTAGAGGATGTTTGGAATCAATAA
- a CDS encoding carbohydrate ABC transporter permease, producing MFKRSYNPENQLKAWFFLLPALVIIILFSIYPLYRSFFMSFQKGTLINPQYAGIENYQRVLTDPVFYKAMGNTGLFAFTVVPIGLIISLAIAWIIFEKVKHKTFFETIFFLPYVTSTIAIGIVFRYFFNGSYGIVNYVLGFFGIPGLNWLDDVDLSMPTLIIFGIWTSLAFNIIILLAGLRNIDEEHYKIAKMFGADSWEIFRRITFPQLIPTITFLLTVNLISAFKVYTQVYALFNGQPGIAKSATTAVFYIYDKFHVAGRPGIAMAATVILFIVILLITFIQNKILKRVGR from the coding sequence ATGTTTAAAAGAAGTTACAATCCCGAAAATCAACTAAAGGCTTGGTTCTTCCTTCTTCCAGCTTTAGTGATCATTATTTTATTCAGCATTTATCCTTTATATCGTTCCTTTTTTATGAGTTTTCAAAAAGGTACGCTGATTAATCCTCAATACGCAGGAATAGAAAACTATCAACGGGTGCTTACTGATCCTGTTTTTTACAAAGCAATGGGGAATACCGGACTTTTCGCCTTTACAGTCGTTCCGATTGGATTAATTATATCGCTTGCCATAGCATGGATTATTTTTGAAAAAGTGAAGCATAAGACATTTTTTGAAACGATTTTTTTCCTGCCTTATGTAACGAGTACCATTGCGATTGGTATTGTGTTCCGTTATTTCTTTAACGGCTCCTACGGAATTGTAAATTATGTTCTAGGTTTCTTTGGTATTCCAGGGTTGAATTGGCTGGATGATGTAGATTTAAGTATGCCGACTCTGATTATTTTCGGGATATGGACGAGTTTGGCTTTCAATATTATTATCCTTTTGGCAGGACTGCGAAACATTGATGAAGAACATTATAAAATTGCCAAAATGTTTGGTGCAGACAGTTGGGAAATATTCCGCCGAATTACATTCCCGCAATTGATACCAACCATTACGTTTTTGCTTACTGTGAATCTGATTTCTGCCTTTAAAGTATATACGCAAGTCTATGCTTTGTTTAATGGACAACCGGGAATTGCAAAAAGCGCAACGACTGCAGTGTTTTATATTTATGATAAATTCCATGTTGCCGGAAGACCGGGGATTGCCATGGCAGCGACGGTAATCTTATTCATTGTTATTTTATTGATTACCTTCATCCAAAATAAAATCTTGAAGAGAGTGGGGAGATAG
- a CDS encoding DIP1984 family protein, translating into MKLAEALLLRRDFESKLSALKQEIQANSLIQEGDSLDTEIEELIQDYEKINKEFSELVVKINKRNASSYLQNGQKLIIEALEERESLRRIHSLLSNTIESTNDYRRLGRNEIRMIRTIDTKELSKKMNDVSKKLRELDGQIQQTNWLVEL; encoded by the coding sequence ATGAAACTTGCAGAAGCATTATTACTTAGACGAGATTTTGAATCTAAATTATCTGCTTTAAAACAAGAAATACAAGCTAATTCTTTGATTCAAGAAGGTGATTCATTGGATACAGAGATTGAAGAATTGATTCAAGACTATGAAAAAATAAACAAGGAGTTCTCAGAACTTGTAGTGAAAATTAATAAGCGAAACGCTTCTAGCTATCTACAAAATGGCCAAAAGTTGATTATCGAAGCTTTGGAGGAAAGAGAATCTTTAAGAAGGATCCATAGTCTGCTTTCAAATACAATTGAATCAACGAACGATTATAGAAGGCTTGGACGCAATGAAATTCGAATGATTCGAACAATTGATACAAAAGAATTAAGCAAAAAAATGAATGATGTATCAAAGAAACTACGAGAATTAGATGGACAAATTCAACAAACCAATTGGCTTGTTGAATTATAA
- a CDS encoding carbohydrate ABC transporter permease has protein sequence MKHFVTVISLTFLGIMAIVTLFPFIYMMLAGLMTYSEATSIPPTLIPETFQWSNYTEVFEKAPFLRYFLNTVFVSSVTTIATVFTAILAAFALTSLEFKFKKVVMGIMVSLLMVPYESIIFTNYNTISRMGLLNSYSALIIPFLTSIFYIYYLYGYLQSISSTFYKAAKIDGASDIEYIRKILVPMSKPALVTVGILTFISSWNSFLWPLLVTNEKKYRLLNNGLSAFTTESGSAVHLQMAAATLTVIPILIIYLIFRKEIMQGVAKNGIKG, from the coding sequence ATGAAACACTTTGTAACAGTTATTTCTTTGACTTTCTTGGGGATAATGGCAATCGTGACCCTCTTTCCTTTTATTTATATGATGCTCGCTGGTTTAATGACTTATAGTGAAGCAACCAGTATTCCGCCAACACTTATTCCGGAAACTTTTCAATGGTCGAATTATACGGAAGTATTTGAAAAGGCTCCTTTTTTACGTTATTTCCTTAACACAGTTTTTGTATCTTCCGTTACAACCATTGCAACAGTTTTTACAGCAATTCTGGCTGCTTTTGCATTGACTAGCTTAGAGTTCAAATTCAAAAAAGTAGTAATGGGTATCATGGTCTCTTTATTAATGGTTCCTTATGAGTCAATTATTTTCACGAACTACAACACGATTTCACGTATGGGGTTATTGAATTCCTATTCTGCGTTGATTATTCCATTTTTAACAAGTATTTTCTATATTTACTATTTATATGGATACTTACAAAGTATCTCTAGTACGTTTTATAAAGCGGCAAAAATTGATGGAGCTTCCGATATAGAATATATACGTAAAATATTGGTGCCGATGTCGAAGCCAGCGCTTGTAACAGTAGGCATTTTAACGTTCATTTCCAGCTGGAATTCGTTTTTATGGCCGCTTTTAGTTACCAATGAAAAAAAATATCGATTATTGAATAATGGTTTGTCTGCATTCACAACAGAAAGTGGCAGTGCTGTACATTTGCAAATGGCAGCAGCAACATTAACGGTCATTCCAATTTTAATTATTTATTTAATCTTTAGAAAAGAAATTATGCAGGGAGTGGCAAAAAATGGAATCAAAGGCTAA
- a CDS encoding MBL fold metallo-hydrolase, producing the protein MESKAKTTVSFHSGILTIGGTIIEVAYKDAHIFFDFGTEYRPELNLTDEKLTTLLTNRLIPELKGLYDERLGYSYQGNDGEEYQHTAVFLSHAHLDHSKMINYLDPEIPLYTMKETKTILRSLNRNGDFLIPSPFEEKNFTRDLIGLEAHDVIQIGEISVEIVPVDHDAYGAAALLIRTPDQFLVYTGDLRLHGYDREKTEAFCKQARHTDLLMMEGVSISFPEREADADQISVLSEEELVQEFVRLMEENPERQITFNGYPANVLRFIKLIEFSPRTVVLEANMAALLQEVRNLKVRYYYAEENSRIQALDPELEVPYEVLINDQTTYLWQVVNKFENLQGGGLYVHSDAQPLGDFDPQYAIFLNLLEELQVSFVRLSLSGHAFEEDLNEIIRMIEPKLLVPIHTLKPEKLENPYGKRILPNRGDKIIL; encoded by the coding sequence ATGGAATCAAAGGCTAAAACAACCGTGTCGTTTCATAGTGGGATTCTAACAATCGGTGGAACGATTATCGAGGTTGCTTATAAAGATGCACACATCTTTTTCGATTTTGGTACGGAATACCGCCCAGAATTGAATTTGACCGATGAAAAGTTAACTACTTTATTAACCAATCGTTTAATACCTGAATTAAAAGGATTATATGATGAAAGATTGGGATACAGCTACCAAGGAAATGATGGTGAAGAATACCAACATACAGCTGTTTTTTTATCTCATGCACATTTAGATCATTCTAAAATGATTAACTATTTGGATCCTGAAATTCCGCTGTATACGATGAAAGAGACGAAAACAATTCTTCGTTCCTTAAATCGAAATGGCGATTTCCTCATACCTTCACCTTTTGAAGAGAAAAACTTTACCCGAGACTTGATTGGACTTGAAGCGCATGATGTCATCCAAATAGGTGAAATTAGTGTGGAAATTGTTCCAGTCGATCACGATGCATACGGGGCAGCAGCGTTACTTATCCGCACGCCGGATCAATTCCTTGTTTATACGGGCGATTTACGTTTGCATGGTTACGACCGTGAGAAAACAGAAGCTTTTTGTAAACAAGCGAGACATACTGATTTGTTGATGATGGAAGGCGTGAGTATTAGTTTTCCAGAAAGAGAAGCCGATGCTGATCAGATTAGTGTTTTGTCTGAGGAGGAATTGGTACAGGAGTTTGTTCGTTTGATGGAAGAGAATCCAGAACGACAAATTACTTTTAATGGTTATCCAGCAAATGTCCTTCGTTTCATAAAATTAATTGAATTTTCACCGCGTACAGTTGTATTGGAAGCGAATATGGCTGCCTTACTTCAGGAAGTACGTAATCTAAAAGTCCGTTACTATTATGCGGAAGAAAATAGCAGGATTCAAGCATTAGATCCAGAGCTTGAAGTGCCATACGAAGTTTTAATCAACGATCAAACCACATATTTATGGCAGGTCGTTAATAAATTTGAAAACTTACAAGGAGGAGGCCTATACGTTCATAGTGATGCACAGCCATTGGGTGATTTCGATCCTCAATATGCAATTTTCTTGAATTTATTGGAAGAATTACAAGTAAGCTTTGTAAGACTTTCCCTTTCAGGACATGCATTTGAAGAGGATTTGAATGAAATTATTCGAATGATTGAACCGAAACTCTTGGTTCCCATCCATACATTAAAACCAGAAAAGCTGGAAAATCCGTATGGAAAAAGAATACTGCCGAATCGCGGCGATAAAATTATTTTATAA
- a CDS encoding DUF2207 domain-containing protein produces the protein MKSLTKIGFIFGLALLLNLTFSESAFAENRLTDMKIEVELQEDGSGIITEHRRMNMDEGTELFIVMDELQDSELLDFSVTGFEEVEDWDSGESLEEKAGKYGILETSDGLELVWGIGTYGENTYEVTYTLSNLVRELEDGQALLWNFDTFSDIPAENLIVEISGAQAFTEENTKLWGFGFDGDIQLVNGQVVWEAFEEVDNRNDVTVLLQFPAGFFNTQVSVDMNLEEQREMAMEGSSYNNEAGSDSIPIIIVSSFVLLGAGGAALGINYASKIKKAKEEAGQMRTGSKRIVDNRGIVYDKIPFQGDDYAGIAYLLHQMTYGYFEDYFSAYLLKWIMEERIQMNTSEKNTMFSETYETEIEIFNYEEECKLHNRPFAQYVEDLQRDENELYETGLWIMLLDAADNRGFVNDDRIKRWAKEHAKEVEEYSEFLVDYSKDYLQRNDLIRFEEITVWGSNKEVAVASTEGDELFDRLVQFDNYLKEMELKGLDDSSIQLSLEEYLLWKVLYFKGAELTKEFKEFIPNPDDYYEDNNYVYYYWYWHGTTGFNQNWSTGLASGGFSSSLTSSASAGGGGTTSIGGGGGAGGGGGGGAR, from the coding sequence ATGAAAAGCTTGACAAAAATTGGCTTTATATTTGGTTTAGCGCTTTTATTAAACTTGACCTTTAGTGAATCAGCTTTTGCGGAAAACCGTTTAACGGACATGAAGATTGAAGTAGAGCTGCAAGAAGACGGCTCCGGGATTATAACGGAACACCGTAGAATGAACATGGATGAGGGAACAGAGCTTTTTATCGTAATGGATGAATTGCAAGATTCTGAATTACTTGATTTTTCTGTTACTGGCTTTGAAGAAGTTGAAGATTGGGATTCTGGTGAATCTCTAGAAGAAAAGGCTGGAAAATATGGAATTTTAGAGACAAGTGATGGGCTTGAACTTGTTTGGGGAATTGGCACATACGGAGAAAACACCTATGAAGTGACGTACACACTTTCAAATTTAGTTCGAGAACTGGAAGATGGACAGGCTTTACTTTGGAATTTTGATACATTCTCAGATATTCCGGCAGAGAATTTAATTGTCGAAATATCAGGAGCGCAAGCCTTCACAGAGGAAAATACAAAACTTTGGGGATTTGGCTTTGATGGCGATATCCAACTAGTTAACGGTCAGGTTGTTTGGGAAGCCTTTGAAGAGGTTGACAATCGAAACGATGTCACTGTTCTGCTTCAGTTTCCAGCAGGTTTTTTCAATACACAAGTGAGTGTGGATATGAACTTGGAAGAACAACGCGAGATGGCGATGGAGGGTTCTTCCTATAATAATGAAGCTGGCTCAGATAGCATTCCAATTATTATAGTTTCTTCCTTCGTTCTTCTTGGTGCGGGGGGAGCTGCTCTAGGCATTAATTACGCTTCTAAAATAAAAAAAGCGAAAGAAGAAGCTGGTCAAATGCGGACAGGTTCAAAAAGAATTGTTGATAATAGAGGAATTGTTTATGATAAGATTCCATTCCAAGGTGATGATTATGCAGGAATCGCTTATTTACTGCATCAAATGACGTATGGTTATTTTGAAGATTATTTCTCCGCATATTTATTAAAATGGATTATGGAAGAACGAATTCAAATGAACACATCTGAAAAAAACACTATGTTTAGCGAAACGTATGAAACAGAAATAGAAATATTTAACTATGAGGAAGAGTGCAAACTTCATAATCGTCCCTTTGCGCAATATGTAGAAGATTTGCAACGAGATGAAAACGAATTGTATGAGACAGGATTATGGATTATGTTATTGGACGCTGCAGATAATCGAGGTTTTGTTAATGACGATCGTATCAAAAGATGGGCAAAAGAGCACGCGAAAGAAGTGGAAGAATATTCAGAGTTTTTAGTTGATTACTCCAAAGATTATTTACAAAGAAATGATTTGATTCGCTTTGAAGAAATAACGGTATGGGGATCTAACAAAGAGGTGGCGGTTGCTAGTACAGAAGGGGACGAACTCTTTGACCGATTAGTCCAATTTGATAATTATTTAAAAGAAATGGAATTAAAAGGTCTGGATGATTCATCAATCCAGCTCTCTTTGGAAGAATATCTTTTATGGAAAGTACTATACTTTAAGGGAGCAGAGTTAACAAAAGAATTCAAAGAATTTATACCGAATCCAGATGATTATTATGAAGATAATAATTATGTTTATTATTACTGGTATTGGCATGGTACAACAGGATTTAACCAAAATTGGTCTACTGGATTAGCAAGCGGTGGTTTCAGTTCTAGCCTTACTTCCAGTGCATCTGCTGGTGGAGGCGGGACAACCTCTATTGGCGGCGGAGGCGGTGCTGGTGGAGGCGGCGGTGGAGGAGCTCGTTAG
- the pgeF gene encoding peptidoglycan editing factor PgeF, translated as MEELVRSGSSINRLKEEASMYSKLLAEHGLVSFIAGSDYNFRYQNVGEKIIDEVERAFNEMKISPKVIYSGKQTHGKKTVYCDGQNGDAFVVGRVFSDTDGLITDKNEIALLIKFADCTPIVLFDPVKGVHASVHSGWRGTLQRISIETIEKMEREFSSKREQMLVFIGPSIDQDNYEVGAEVYEAFEHFENRNQFFKPHGEKFLLSMIDANLLILRESGIKASQIDVCRESTYNSERLHSARKEGKNYQLNGIITMMM; from the coding sequence GTGGAGGAGCTCGTTAGATCGGGTTCTTCTATTAATCGATTGAAAGAGGAAGCATCTATGTATTCAAAATTATTAGCAGAACATGGGTTGGTTAGTTTTATTGCGGGTTCAGATTATAATTTTCGTTACCAAAACGTTGGTGAAAAAATAATTGATGAAGTTGAGAGGGCCTTCAATGAAATGAAAATCTCTCCTAAAGTTATCTATTCAGGCAAACAAACTCATGGAAAAAAAACAGTATATTGTGATGGACAGAATGGAGATGCATTTGTTGTTGGTCGTGTATTTTCCGATACAGATGGACTCATAACAGATAAAAATGAAATAGCTTTGTTAATTAAATTTGCTGACTGTACTCCAATTGTGTTATTTGACCCTGTTAAAGGTGTCCATGCCAGCGTCCATTCCGGATGGAGAGGTACCCTTCAACGGATATCTATTGAAACCATTGAAAAAATGGAGCGAGAATTCAGTTCAAAAAGAGAGCAGATGCTAGTTTTTATCGGACCTTCCATTGATCAAGATAATTATGAGGTAGGGGCAGAAGTGTATGAAGCATTTGAGCATTTCGAAAATCGAAATCAATTTTTCAAACCTCATGGGGAGAAATTTTTACTGAGTATGATTGATGCTAATTTATTAATTTTAAGAGAATCAGGAATAAAAGCATCCCAAATTGATGTGTGCAGAGAATCTACCTATAATAGTGAACGACTACATTCTGCAAGAAAAGAAGGAAAGAATTACCAGCTAAATGGTATTATTACAATGATGATGTGA